Below is a genomic region from Atribacteraceae bacterium.
TCGGGGAGCGGTTCCCAAACCTCTCGATTGTGTACCGGGAAACGATTGATTCGACCAGCACCCTAGCCAAGCGTCTTGCCCAGGAAGGAGCCGGAGCCGGCACCTTGGTTATCGCCGATCAACAAGGGCGGGGGCGGGGCCGCTTAAGCCGCTCCTGGTTCTCCCGACCCGGAAAAAGTCTGCTTTTTTCTATCCTGCTCCGGCCCCAAGTAGCCCCCGAACGCCTGCCGTCTCTTTCTTTGGTTACCGCCCTGGCTCTGGCCAGGAGCCTGGAAAAACAGAACCTCCGTCCGATGCTCAAGTGGCCGAACGATCTCCTGCTCGGGGGGAAAAAGGTGGCGGGAATTTTGCTTGAGTCGTCGATGGAACCAGATCAGATCGAGTGGGTCGTGGTGGGTGTGGGTATCAATGTGAACTACTCTATAGAAGATTGGTCACAGGAACTGGCTCCCCGATCGACCTCTCTTCAGGAAGTGACCGGAAAATCGCTGAACCGGGCAGAACTCCTGAGAGGTTTTCTGGAGGAATTTTCCCGCCACATCGACCAGTGGACGACAGCGGGATCGTTTGCGGCTCAGAAAGGTGCCTACCTCGAGCGCATGGCCTGGCTGGACCGTGTAGTCGATATCCGCTCCGGTAAAGAGTGTAAACGGGGAGTCGCGATCGGCGTCGGAGACGGAGGAGACCTGCTTCTCCAGGTCGGAGGTGAAATCGAACGGATAAGGTGGGGGGAAGGCTCCCTGGTGATTGACAGGAACAACCCAATATGTTAACTTAGCTGTAATATCAAGTTAACGTAAGGGGGTTCCCCATGATCAGAAACAGAAGAAAAATGGTAAGAAGCGCGCTGTTTGCCGCCTTGATTGCAGCCACGGCGCTGTTTTTCCGCGTGTCTTCCGGTATTGTACCTTTTAGTCTCGTTCCCT
It encodes:
- a CDS encoding biotin--[acetyl-CoA-carboxylase] ligase produces the protein MPNDPMRWENGKDLADRILPLLAETSPGFVSGEEIAGRMGVSRVAVWKAIQRLKGHGLAIQASRKGYCLEGRPDLLWPSYLAWLLGERFPNLSIVYRETIDSTSTLAKRLAQEGAGAGTLVIADQQGRGRGRLSRSWFSRPGKSLLFSILLRPQVAPERLPSLSLVTALALARSLEKQNLRPMLKWPNDLLLGGKKVAGILLESSMEPDQIEWVVVGVGINVNYSIEDWSQELAPRSTSLQEVTGKSLNRAELLRGFLEEFSRHIDQWTTAGSFAAQKGAYLERMAWLDRVVDIRSGKECKRGVAIGVGDGGDLLLQVGGEIERIRWGEGSLVIDRNNPIC